The Meriones unguiculatus strain TT.TT164.6M chromosome 1, Bangor_MerUng_6.1, whole genome shotgun sequence genome has a segment encoding these proteins:
- the Lrfn4 gene encoding leucine-rich repeat and fibronectin type-III domain-containing protein 4: MAPPLLLLLLASGAAACPLPCVCQNLSESLSTLCAHRGLLFVPPNVDRRTVELRLADNFIQALGPPDFRNMTGLVDLTLSRNAITRIGARSFGDLESLRSLHLDGNRLVELGSSSLRGPVNLQHLILSGNQLGRIAPGAFDDFLDSLEDLDVSYNNLRQVPWAGIGSMPALHTLNLDHNLIDALPPGVFAQLSQLSRLDLTSNRLATLAPDPLFSRGRDAEASPSPLVLSFSGNPLHCNCELLWLRRLARPDDLETCASPPTLAGRYFWAVPEGEFSCEPPLIARHTQRLWVLEGQRATLRCRALGDPVPTMHWVGPDDRLVGNSSRAWAFPNGTLEIGVTGAGDAGAYTCIATNPAGEATARVELRVLALPHGGNTSAEGGRPGPSDIAASARTAAEGEGSLESEPVVQVTEVTATSGLVSWGPGRPADPVWMFQIQYNSSEDETLIYRIVPASSHHFLLKHLVPGADYDLCLLALSPAAGPSDLTATRLLGCAHFSTLPATPLCHALQAHVLGGTLTVAVGGVLVAALLVFTVALLVRGRGAGNGRLPLKLSHVQSQTNGGTSPMPKSHPPRSPPPRPQRSCSLDLGDTGGCYGYARRLGGAWARRSHSVHGGLLGAGCRGVGGSAERLEESVV; the protein is encoded by the exons ATGGCCCCGCCGCTCCTATTGCTGCTGCTGGCCAGTGGAGCCGCCGCTTGCCCACTACCCTGCGTGTGCCAGAACTTGTCGGAGTCGCTCAGCACCCTTTGTGCCCACCGAGGCCTGCTGTTTGTGCCACCCAACGTCGACCGGCGCACAGTTGAACTGCGCTTGGCTGACAACTTCATCCAGGCCCTGGGACCGCCTGACTTCCGCAACATGACTGGGCTGGTGGACCTAACATTGTCTCGAAATGCCATCACCCGTATTGGGGCCCGCTCCTTTGGGGACCTGGAGAGCCTGCGCTCCCTGCACCTGGATGGCAACAGGCTGGTGGAGCTGGGCAGCAGCAGCCTGCGGGGGCCTGTCAACCTGCAGCACCTCATTCTCAGTGGCAATCAGCTGGGCCGCATCGCGCCGGGGGCCTTTGACGACTTCCTCGACAGTCTCGAGGACCTGGATGTGTCCTACAACAATCTCCGGCAGGTCCCCTGGGCTGGCATAGGCTCCATGCCTGCCCTGCATACCCTTAACCTGGACCATAACCTCATCGATGCACTGCCTCCAGGTGTCTTTGCCCAGCTTAGCCAGCTCTCCCGCCTTGACCTCACCTCCAACCGCCTGGCCACATTGGCACCCGATCCGCTCTTCTCCCGGGGTCGGGATGCTGAGGCCTCACCTTCCCCTCTGGTGCTGAGTTTTAGCGGGAACCCACTGCACTGCAACTGTGAGCTGTTGTGGCTGCGGCGGCTGGCCCGGCCTGATGACCTGGAAACCTGCGCTTCTCCACCAACCCTGGCAGGCCGCTACTTCTGGGCAGTGCCTGAGGGAGAGTTCTCCTGTGAGCCTCCGCTGATTGCCCGCCACACACAGCGCCTATGGGTGCTAGAGGGCCAGCGGGCCACTCTGCGGTGCAGGGCCCTTGGTGACCCTGTACCCACCATGCACTGGGTTGGCCCTGATGACAGGCTGGTTGGCAACTCTTCCCGAGCCTGGGCTTTCCCCAATGGGACCCTAGAGATTGGGGTGACAGGCGCTGGAGATGCAGGAGCCTATACCTGCATTGCCACCAACCCTGCCGGTGAGGCCACAGCCCGAGTGGAGCTCCGGGTACTGGCCTTGCCCCATGGTGGGAACACCAGTGCTGAGGGGGGCCGTCCTGGACCCTCAGACATTGCTGCTTCTGCTAGAACTGCTGCTGAAGGCGAGGGGTCTTTAGAATCTGAGCCAGTCGTGCAAGTGACGGAGGTGACTGCCACCTCTGGCCTGGTGAGCTGGGGCCCAGGGCGGCCAGCAGACCCAGTGTGGATGTTCCAAATCCAGTACAACAGCAGCGAGGATGAGACCCTCATCTACCG GATTGTACCAGCCTCCAGCCACCACTTCCTGCTGAAGCACCTGGTTCCTGGTGCTGACTACGACCTCTGCCTGCTGGCTCTGTCACCCGCTGCTGGGCCCTCTGATCTCACGGCCACCAGACTGCTGGGCTGTGCCCACTTCTCTACGCTACCAGCCACACCCCTGTGCCATGCCCTACAGGCCCATGTGCTGGGCGGAACCCTGACTGTGGCAGTGGGAGGGGTCCTAGTGGCTGCCTTACTGGTCTTCACTGTGGCCTTGCTGGTTCGGGGCCGAGGAGCTGGGAATGGCCGCCTCCCACTCAAACTCAGCCATGTCCAATCCCAGACCAATGGTGGCACCAGCCCCATGCCCAAGAGCCACCCACCAAGGAGCCCTCCACCCCGTCCCCAGCGCAGCTGCTCCCTGGACCTGGGAGACACGGGTGGGTGCTACGGGTATGCCAGGCGCCTGGGAGGAGCCTGGGCCCGGCGGAGCCACTCTGTACATGGGGGGCTGCTGGGAGCTGGGTGCCGGGGTGTGGGGGGCAGTGCGGAGCGGCTGGAGGAGAGTGTGGTGTGA
- the Rce1 gene encoding CAAX prenyl protease 2 isoform X4, whose protein sequence is MAALGGDGLRLLSVSRPERQPESAALSGPGPGLCCWVSVFSCFSLACSYVGSLYVWKSELPRDHPAVIKRRFTSVLVVSSLSPLCVLLWRELTGIQPGTSLLTLMGFRLEGIFPAALLPLLLTMILFLGPLMQLSMDCPCDLTDGLKVVLAPRSWARCLTDMRWLRNQVIAPLTEELVFRACMLPMLAPCTGLGPAVLTCPLFFGVAHFHHIIEQLRFRQSSVGSIFLSAASISSVPVLLHSCLRCLHGFPLHPHRTPDRPGSLPFLLQLHGLPCCVRSPGASTEVATAGRLCPWRGTLPAFASAPDRPQALWQPSPLRAFGTDGGLRDLTVLLTITLVCTHVNSDGLSSSSLSRNTAREGLAGVPEISGIFVGD, encoded by the exons ATGGCGGCGCTGGGCGGGGACGGGCTGCGTCTACTGTCGGTGTCGCGGCCGGAGCGGCAGCCCGAGTCAGCCGCGCTGAGCGGCCCGGGCCCGGGGCTGTGCTGCTGGGTGTCCgtgttctcctgcttcagcctcgcCTGCTCCTACGTGGGCAGCCTCTACGTGTGGAAGAGCGAGCTGCCCAG GGACCACCCTGCCGTCATCAAGCGGCGTTTCACCAGTGTCCTGGTGGTCTCCAGCCTCTCCCCTCTTTGCGTGCTACTCTGGAGGGAACTCACGGGCATCCAG CCAGGCACATCACTGCTCACCTTGATGGGCTTCAGGCTGGAGGGCATTTTCCCAGCAGctctgctgcccctgctgctaaCTATG ATCCTTTTCCTGGGTCCACTGATGCAGCTCTCTATGGATTGCCCGTGTGACCTGACAGATGGGCTGAAGGTTGTCCTGG CCCCCCGTTCTTGGGCCCGCTGCCTCACAGACATGCGCTGGCTACGAAACCAAGTCATCGCACCCTTGACAGAGGAGCTGGTGTTCCGGGCTTGTATGCTGCCCATGCTAGCACCATGCACAGGTCTGGGCcctgctgtgctcacctgcccaCTCTTTTTTGGAGTTG CCCATTTTCACCACATTATTGAGCAGCTGCGCTTCCGCCAAAGCAGTGTGGGGAGTATCTTCTTGTCTGCAg CCTCCATCTCCAGCGTTCCAGTTCTCCTACACAGCTGTCTTCGGTGCTTACACGGCTTTCCTCTTCATCCGCACAG GACACCTGATAGGCCCGGTTCTCTGCCATTCCTTCTGCAACTACATGGGCTTCCCTGCTGTGTGCGCAGCCCTGGAGCATCCACAGAAGTGGCCACTGCTGGCAGGCTATGCCCTTGGCGTGGGACTCTTCCTGCTTTTGCTTCAGCCCCTGACAGACCCCAAGCTCTATGGCAGCCTTCCCCTCTGCGTGCTTTTGGAACGGACGGGGGCCTCAGAGACCTTACTGTGCTCCTGACCATCACTCTTGTGTGCACTCATGTGAACTCTGACGggctctccagctcctccttaTCAAGGAATACTGCAAGGGAGGGGCTGGCTGGGGTCCCCGAGATCTCAGGAATTTTTGTAGGGGATTGA
- the Rce1 gene encoding CAAX prenyl protease 2 isoform X1 produces the protein MAALGGDGLRLLSVSRPERQPESAALSGPGPGLCCWVSVFSCFSLACSYVGSLYVWKSELPRDHPAVIKRRFTSVLVVSSLSPLCVLLWRELTGIQPGTSLLTLMGFRLEGIFPAALLPLLLTMILFLGPLMQLSMDCPCDLTDGLKVVLAPRSWARCLTDMRWLRNQVIAPLTEELVFRACMLPMLAPCTGLGPAVLTCPLFFGVAHFHHIIEQLRFRQSSVGSIFLSAAFQFSYTAVFGAYTAFLFIRTGHLIGPVLCHSFCNYMGFPAVCAALEHPQKWPLLAGYALGVGLFLLLLQPLTDPKLYGSLPLCVLLERTGASETLLCS, from the exons ATGGCGGCGCTGGGCGGGGACGGGCTGCGTCTACTGTCGGTGTCGCGGCCGGAGCGGCAGCCCGAGTCAGCCGCGCTGAGCGGCCCGGGCCCGGGGCTGTGCTGCTGGGTGTCCgtgttctcctgcttcagcctcgcCTGCTCCTACGTGGGCAGCCTCTACGTGTGGAAGAGCGAGCTGCCCAG GGACCACCCTGCCGTCATCAAGCGGCGTTTCACCAGTGTCCTGGTGGTCTCCAGCCTCTCCCCTCTTTGCGTGCTACTCTGGAGGGAACTCACGGGCATCCAG CCAGGCACATCACTGCTCACCTTGATGGGCTTCAGGCTGGAGGGCATTTTCCCAGCAGctctgctgcccctgctgctaaCTATG ATCCTTTTCCTGGGTCCACTGATGCAGCTCTCTATGGATTGCCCGTGTGACCTGACAGATGGGCTGAAGGTTGTCCTGG CCCCCCGTTCTTGGGCCCGCTGCCTCACAGACATGCGCTGGCTACGAAACCAAGTCATCGCACCCTTGACAGAGGAGCTGGTGTTCCGGGCTTGTATGCTGCCCATGCTAGCACCATGCACAGGTCTGGGCcctgctgtgctcacctgcccaCTCTTTTTTGGAGTTG CCCATTTTCACCACATTATTGAGCAGCTGCGCTTCCGCCAAAGCAGTGTGGGGAGTATCTTCTTGTCTGCAg CGTTCCAGTTCTCCTACACAGCTGTCTTCGGTGCTTACACGGCTTTCCTCTTCATCCGCACAG GACACCTGATAGGCCCGGTTCTCTGCCATTCCTTCTGCAACTACATGGGCTTCCCTGCTGTGTGCGCAGCCCTGGAGCATCCACAGAAGTGGCCACTGCTGGCAGGCTATGCCCTTGGCGTGGGACTCTTCCTGCTTTTGCTTCAGCCCCTGACAGACCCCAAGCTCTATGGCAGCCTTCCCCTCTGCGTGCTTTTGGAACGGACGGGGGCCTCAGAGACCTTACTGTGCTCCTGA
- the Rce1 gene encoding CAAX prenyl protease 2 isoform X3, which produces MGFRLEGIFPAALLPLLLTMILFLGPLMQLSMDCPCDLTDGLKVVLAPRSWARCLTDMRWLRNQVIAPLTEELVFRACMLPMLAPCTGLGPAVLTCPLFFGVAHFHHIIEQLRFRQSSVGSIFLSAAFQFSYTAVFGAYTAFLFIRTGHLIGPVLCHSFCNYMGFPAVCAALEHPQKWPLLAGYALGVGLFLLLLQPLTDPKLYGSLPLCVLLERTGASETLLCS; this is translated from the exons ATGGGCTTCAGGCTGGAGGGCATTTTCCCAGCAGctctgctgcccctgctgctaaCTATG ATCCTTTTCCTGGGTCCACTGATGCAGCTCTCTATGGATTGCCCGTGTGACCTGACAGATGGGCTGAAGGTTGTCCTGG CCCCCCGTTCTTGGGCCCGCTGCCTCACAGACATGCGCTGGCTACGAAACCAAGTCATCGCACCCTTGACAGAGGAGCTGGTGTTCCGGGCTTGTATGCTGCCCATGCTAGCACCATGCACAGGTCTGGGCcctgctgtgctcacctgcccaCTCTTTTTTGGAGTTG CCCATTTTCACCACATTATTGAGCAGCTGCGCTTCCGCCAAAGCAGTGTGGGGAGTATCTTCTTGTCTGCAg CGTTCCAGTTCTCCTACACAGCTGTCTTCGGTGCTTACACGGCTTTCCTCTTCATCCGCACAG GACACCTGATAGGCCCGGTTCTCTGCCATTCCTTCTGCAACTACATGGGCTTCCCTGCTGTGTGCGCAGCCCTGGAGCATCCACAGAAGTGGCCACTGCTGGCAGGCTATGCCCTTGGCGTGGGACTCTTCCTGCTTTTGCTTCAGCCCCTGACAGACCCCAAGCTCTATGGCAGCCTTCCCCTCTGCGTGCTTTTGGAACGGACGGGGGCCTCAGAGACCTTACTGTGCTCCTGA
- the Rce1 gene encoding CAAX prenyl protease 2 isoform X2, producing the protein MAALGGDGLRLLSVSRPERQPESAALSGPGPGLCCWVSVFSCFSLACSYVGSLYVWKSELPRDHPAVIKRRFTSVLVVSSLSPLCVLLWRELTGIQPGTSLLTLMGFRLEGIFPAALLPLLLTMILFLGPLMQLSMDCPCDLTDGLKVVLDMRWLRNQVIAPLTEELVFRACMLPMLAPCTGLGPAVLTCPLFFGVAHFHHIIEQLRFRQSSVGSIFLSAAFQFSYTAVFGAYTAFLFIRTGHLIGPVLCHSFCNYMGFPAVCAALEHPQKWPLLAGYALGVGLFLLLLQPLTDPKLYGSLPLCVLLERTGASETLLCS; encoded by the exons ATGGCGGCGCTGGGCGGGGACGGGCTGCGTCTACTGTCGGTGTCGCGGCCGGAGCGGCAGCCCGAGTCAGCCGCGCTGAGCGGCCCGGGCCCGGGGCTGTGCTGCTGGGTGTCCgtgttctcctgcttcagcctcgcCTGCTCCTACGTGGGCAGCCTCTACGTGTGGAAGAGCGAGCTGCCCAG GGACCACCCTGCCGTCATCAAGCGGCGTTTCACCAGTGTCCTGGTGGTCTCCAGCCTCTCCCCTCTTTGCGTGCTACTCTGGAGGGAACTCACGGGCATCCAG CCAGGCACATCACTGCTCACCTTGATGGGCTTCAGGCTGGAGGGCATTTTCCCAGCAGctctgctgcccctgctgctaaCTATG ATCCTTTTCCTGGGTCCACTGATGCAGCTCTCTATGGATTGCCCGTGTGACCTGACAGATGGGCTGAAGGTTGTCCTGG ACATGCGCTGGCTACGAAACCAAGTCATCGCACCCTTGACAGAGGAGCTGGTGTTCCGGGCTTGTATGCTGCCCATGCTAGCACCATGCACAGGTCTGGGCcctgctgtgctcacctgcccaCTCTTTTTTGGAGTTG CCCATTTTCACCACATTATTGAGCAGCTGCGCTTCCGCCAAAGCAGTGTGGGGAGTATCTTCTTGTCTGCAg CGTTCCAGTTCTCCTACACAGCTGTCTTCGGTGCTTACACGGCTTTCCTCTTCATCCGCACAG GACACCTGATAGGCCCGGTTCTCTGCCATTCCTTCTGCAACTACATGGGCTTCCCTGCTGTGTGCGCAGCCCTGGAGCATCCACAGAAGTGGCCACTGCTGGCAGGCTATGCCCTTGGCGTGGGACTCTTCCTGCTTTTGCTTCAGCCCCTGACAGACCCCAAGCTCTATGGCAGCCTTCCCCTCTGCGTGCTTTTGGAACGGACGGGGGCCTCAGAGACCTTACTGTGCTCCTGA